A single genomic interval of Alistipes provencensis harbors:
- the xylE gene encoding D-xylose transporter XylE has translation MTLNQQTGSRAYLFSIVLVAIIGGLLFGYDTAVVSGAEQALDQFFRSAADFTYTSWMHGFTASSALIGCVIGGAISGLLASRFGRKRSLVMAAVLFFVSAVGSWWPESGILPYGEASLPLLVSFNIYRVIGGIGVGLASAVCPMYIAEISPAKIRGTLVSCNQFAIIFGMLVVYFVNYLIRNHLGDTGEAIQAAMVQIGWRRMFLSEAFPAGAFFLLIMLVPETPRFLALKGNDTKAFSVLERINGTAEARSILDDIKATVHEKREKLFAYGTAVIVIGVLLSFFQQAIGINVVLYYAPRIFENMGASGNVSMLQTVVMGIVNIIFTVVAIFTVDKVGRKPLLIIGSTGMMIGMAALAALSFTDTIGIAALIFIIIYTASFMMSWGPICWVLISEIFPNTIRSQAVAIAVAAQWIANFLVSATFPSLSAWSVGGTYCIYALMSLLSAVFVWKWVPETKGKTLEEMSTLWNPAKSRDLGGE, from the coding sequence ATGACCTTAAACCAACAAACCGGCAGCCGCGCCTATCTCTTCTCCATCGTACTGGTGGCGATCATCGGCGGACTGCTCTTCGGTTACGACACGGCCGTCGTGTCGGGAGCCGAGCAGGCGCTCGACCAGTTCTTCCGGAGCGCCGCGGACTTCACCTACACGTCGTGGATGCACGGCTTCACCGCCTCGAGCGCGCTGATCGGCTGCGTCATCGGCGGCGCGATCTCGGGCCTGCTGGCCTCGCGCTTCGGGCGCAAACGCTCGCTCGTCATGGCGGCGGTGCTCTTTTTCGTCTCGGCCGTCGGCTCGTGGTGGCCCGAGAGCGGCATCCTGCCCTACGGCGAGGCATCGCTCCCGCTGCTGGTGTCGTTCAACATCTACCGCGTCATCGGCGGCATCGGCGTCGGACTCGCCTCGGCCGTCTGCCCGATGTACATCGCCGAAATCTCCCCGGCGAAGATCCGCGGCACGCTCGTCTCGTGCAACCAGTTCGCCATCATCTTCGGCATGCTGGTCGTCTATTTCGTCAACTACCTGATTCGCAACCACCTCGGCGATACGGGCGAAGCGATTCAGGCCGCAATGGTCCAGATCGGCTGGCGGCGGATGTTCCTCTCCGAAGCCTTCCCGGCGGGCGCCTTCTTCCTGCTGATCATGCTCGTTCCCGAGACCCCGCGCTTCCTCGCCCTCAAGGGCAACGACACCAAGGCTTTCTCGGTGCTCGAGCGCATCAACGGCACGGCAGAGGCCCGTTCGATCCTCGACGACATCAAGGCCACGGTACACGAAAAACGCGAAAAACTCTTCGCCTACGGCACGGCCGTGATCGTCATCGGCGTCCTGCTCTCGTTCTTCCAGCAGGCCATCGGCATCAACGTCGTGCTCTACTACGCACCGCGCATCTTCGAGAACATGGGCGCTTCGGGCAACGTGTCGATGCTCCAGACCGTCGTCATGGGTATCGTCAACATCATCTTCACCGTCGTGGCGATCTTCACCGTCGACAAGGTGGGCCGCAAGCCGCTGCTCATCATCGGCTCGACGGGCATGATGATCGGCATGGCCGCCCTCGCGGCACTGTCGTTCACCGACACCATCGGAATCGCGGCACTCATCTTCATCATCATCTACACCGCGTCGTTCATGATGTCGTGGGGTCCGATCTGCTGGGTGCTCATCTCCGAAATCTTCCCCAACACGATCCGCTCGCAGGCCGTGGCCATCGCCGTGGCAGCCCAGTGGATTGCGAACTTCCTCGTGTCGGCGACCTTCCCGTCGCTGAGCGCATGGAGCGTGGGCGGCACCTACTGCATCTACGCCCTGATGTCGCTGCTGTCGGCCGT
- a CDS encoding NUDIX hydrolase yields the protein MSIQMNQSLSVDCAVFGFNGKSLKVLLIERRYYKPDTRLDKLKLPGAMILENETLPEAAYRVLEEATGLKNVYLKQMDIFSDPKRVAGEELEWINRYHGIQTDRVVTVGYYALVKLDSRTIAYTTAKGAQWVDVDSIQRLAMDHKAILSAALTVLCREMLQSPVAFELLPRKFTIRALQNLYSAVLGIDIDNRNFRKKILASGFLTPTAEKEQGVAHKPAQYYTFNKNAYKKALKEKLKLGFINNWRY from the coding sequence ATGTCTATTCAGATGAACCAATCGCTGTCGGTCGACTGTGCCGTCTTCGGTTTCAACGGAAAATCGCTCAAGGTGCTGCTCATCGAGCGGCGCTACTACAAGCCCGACACCCGCCTCGACAAGCTCAAGCTGCCGGGGGCGATGATCCTCGAGAACGAGACGCTGCCCGAAGCCGCCTACCGTGTCCTCGAAGAGGCCACGGGACTCAAGAACGTCTACCTGAAACAGATGGACATCTTCTCCGACCCCAAGCGCGTGGCCGGCGAGGAGCTGGAGTGGATCAACCGCTACCACGGCATCCAGACCGACCGCGTGGTCACCGTCGGTTACTATGCGCTGGTGAAGCTCGACAGCCGCACCATCGCCTACACCACGGCCAAGGGAGCCCAGTGGGTCGACGTGGATTCGATCCAACGGCTGGCCATGGACCACAAGGCGATCCTTTCGGCGGCCCTCACGGTGCTGTGCCGCGAGATGCTGCAATCGCCGGTGGCCTTCGAGCTGCTGCCGCGCAAATTCACGATCCGCGCCCTGCAAAACCTCTACAGCGCCGTGCTGGGCATCGACATCGACAACCGCAATTTCCGCAAAAAGATACTGGCCTCGGGCTTCCTGACCCCCACCGCCGAGAAGGAGCAGGGCGTGGCCCACAAACCCGCGCAGTACTACACCTTCAACAAGAACGCCTACAAGAAGGCCCTGAAGGAGAAGCTGAAGCTGGGATTTATCAATAACTGGAGGTATTAA
- the xylA gene encoding xylose isomerase has translation MATTNYFPTVEKIKFEGKDSKNPMAFRYYDPEKVVKGKKMKDWFKFSMAWWHTLCAEGGDQFGGGTKTFPWNAAACPVERAKAKMDAGFEFMQKMGIEYYCFHDVDLVDEAATVEEYEKNLKEIVAYAKQKQAETGIKLLWGTANVFGHARYMNGASTNPDFDAAARAMLQIKNAIDATIELGGENYVFWGGREGYMSLLNTDMKREKEHMATMLRMARDYARSKGFKGNFLIEPKPMEPMKHQYDVDTETVIGFLRAHGLDKDFKVNIEVNHATLAGHTFEHELQCAVDAGMLGSIDANRGDYQNGWDTDQFPIDLYEMVQAMMVIVRGGGLQGGGTNFDAKTRRNSTDLEDIFIAHIAAMDIMARALLIAADILDNSPYQKMLSERYASYDKGEGKSFEEGKLTLEQAADYARKHEPVQHSGKQELYEAIVNMYI, from the coding sequence ATGGCAACAACAAACTACTTTCCCACGGTGGAAAAGATCAAATTCGAAGGCAAGGATTCGAAAAACCCGATGGCGTTCCGCTACTACGATCCCGAAAAGGTCGTGAAGGGCAAAAAGATGAAGGACTGGTTCAAATTCTCGATGGCATGGTGGCACACCCTCTGCGCCGAGGGCGGCGACCAGTTCGGCGGCGGCACCAAGACCTTCCCGTGGAACGCGGCGGCATGCCCCGTCGAGCGCGCCAAGGCCAAGATGGACGCGGGCTTCGAGTTCATGCAGAAGATGGGCATCGAATACTACTGCTTCCACGACGTGGACCTCGTGGACGAGGCCGCCACGGTCGAGGAGTATGAGAAGAATCTCAAGGAGATCGTCGCCTATGCCAAGCAGAAGCAGGCCGAGACCGGCATCAAACTGCTGTGGGGCACGGCCAACGTCTTCGGACACGCCCGCTACATGAACGGCGCCTCGACCAACCCCGATTTCGACGCCGCGGCCCGCGCCATGCTACAAATCAAAAACGCCATCGACGCCACGATCGAGCTGGGCGGCGAGAACTACGTCTTCTGGGGCGGCCGCGAAGGTTACATGTCGCTGCTGAACACCGACATGAAGCGCGAGAAGGAGCACATGGCCACGATGCTCCGTATGGCCCGCGACTACGCCCGTTCGAAGGGTTTCAAGGGCAACTTCCTGATCGAGCCCAAGCCGATGGAGCCGATGAAGCACCAGTACGACGTCGACACGGAGACCGTGATCGGCTTCCTGCGCGCCCACGGTCTCGACAAGGACTTCAAGGTCAACATCGAGGTCAACCACGCCACGCTGGCCGGCCACACGTTCGAGCACGAGTTGCAGTGCGCCGTCGATGCCGGCATGCTGGGTTCGATCGACGCCAACCGCGGCGACTACCAGAACGGCTGGGACACCGACCAGTTCCCGATCGACCTCTACGAGATGGTGCAGGCCATGATGGTCATCGTCCGCGGCGGCGGCCTTCAGGGCGGCGGCACGAACTTCGACGCCAAGACCCGCCGCAACTCGACGGACCTCGAGGACATCTTCATCGCCCACATCGCCGCGATGGACATCATGGCCCGCGCGCTGCTGATCGCCGCCGACATCCTCGACAACTCGCCTTACCAGAAGATGCTCTCGGAGCGTTACGCCTCCTATGACAAGGGCGAAGGCAAGTCCTTCGAAGAGGGCAAACTCACGCTCGAGCAGGCTGCCGACTACGCCCGCAAGCACGAACCCGTGCAGCACAGCGGCAAGCAGGAGCTCTACGAAGCGATCGTAAATATGTATATCTAA
- a CDS encoding xylulokinase, producing the protein MKSLGIDIGSSSVKVSLLDIPTGECVASATNPAAEMPIDALQGGWAEQDPEMWWHYVREGIRQIAVKHPMREVAAIGITYQMHGLVALSEEGEPLRKSIIWCDSRAVGIGAEALEGIGREFCLEHTLNSPGNFTVSKLAWVKRNEPETFAKVYKFMLPGDYIAYRLSGRMSTSISGLSEQILWDFKEERRADFVADWYGIPHTMIPDADVSIGIQSHTDAATERELGIPAGTPISYRAGDQPNNAFSLNVLEAGEVAATGGTSGVVYGVVDTPKADPQSRVNTFVHVNHTAEKPRYGILLCINGTGIMNSWMRRNVTQQTMDYAAMNRLAASVPAGSEGLLVIPFGNGAERVLENRYTGAGIVNIDLNRHTTAHILRAAQEGIAYSFRYGIDIMRGLGLSPDVIRAGQANLFLSPLFRQTLSTLTGARIELFNTDGALGAARGAALGAGLYKTREEAFASLRRLEVVKPVEADREALEAGYRAWVAEIESKLNK; encoded by the coding sequence ATGAAAAGTTTAGGCATAGACATAGGTTCATCGTCGGTCAAGGTGTCGCTGCTGGACATCCCGACGGGCGAATGCGTGGCCTCGGCCACCAATCCCGCGGCCGAAATGCCCATCGACGCCCTGCAGGGCGGCTGGGCCGAACAGGACCCCGAAATGTGGTGGCACTACGTCCGCGAGGGCATCCGGCAGATCGCCGTGAAACACCCCATGCGCGAAGTCGCGGCCATCGGCATCACCTACCAGATGCACGGTCTCGTGGCGCTCTCCGAGGAGGGCGAGCCGCTGCGCAAATCGATCATCTGGTGCGATTCCCGGGCCGTCGGGATCGGCGCCGAGGCCCTCGAAGGCATCGGCCGGGAGTTCTGCCTCGAACACACCCTCAATTCGCCGGGCAACTTCACCGTGTCGAAACTCGCGTGGGTCAAGCGCAACGAGCCCGAAACGTTTGCCAAGGTCTACAAATTCATGCTTCCGGGCGACTACATCGCCTACCGCCTTTCGGGACGGATGTCCACGAGCATCAGCGGCCTTTCGGAGCAGATCCTCTGGGACTTCAAGGAAGAGCGCCGCGCGGACTTCGTGGCCGACTGGTACGGCATTCCCCACACGATGATCCCCGACGCCGACGTCTCGATCGGCATTCAGTCGCACACCGACGCCGCCACGGAACGCGAGCTGGGCATCCCGGCCGGCACGCCCATCTCCTACCGTGCGGGCGACCAGCCCAACAACGCCTTCTCGCTCAACGTCCTAGAGGCGGGCGAGGTGGCCGCTACGGGCGGCACGAGCGGCGTGGTCTACGGTGTCGTCGACACCCCGAAGGCCGACCCGCAATCGCGCGTCAACACCTTCGTCCACGTCAACCACACGGCCGAAAAGCCCCGCTACGGCATCCTGCTCTGCATCAACGGCACGGGCATCATGAACTCGTGGATGCGCCGCAACGTCACGCAGCAGACGATGGACTATGCGGCGATGAACCGCTTGGCAGCGAGTGTCCCGGCGGGTTCCGAGGGGCTGCTGGTCATCCCCTTCGGCAACGGCGCCGAGCGGGTGCTCGAAAACCGTTACACGGGAGCCGGGATCGTCAACATCGACCTCAACCGCCACACCACGGCGCACATCCTCCGCGCCGCGCAGGAGGGCATCGCCTACTCGTTCCGCTACGGCATCGACATCATGCGGGGGCTGGGGCTCTCGCCCGACGTCATCCGCGCCGGGCAGGCCAACCTGTTCCTCTCGCCGCTGTTCCGGCAGACGCTCTCGACGCTCACCGGGGCCCGCATCGAACTGTTCAACACCGACGGGGCACTGGGTGCGGCACGCGGTGCGGCGCTGGGCGCGGGACTTTACAAGACCCGCGAAGAGGCTTTCGCCTCGCTCCGCCGGCTGGAGGTCGTGAAACCCGTCGAGGCCGACCGCGAAGCCCTCGAAGCGGGATACCGCGCGTGGGTCGCAGAAATCGAATCGAAACTCAACAAATAA